In Rubidibacter lacunae KORDI 51-2, one DNA window encodes the following:
- a CDS encoding ATP-binding protein, which translates to DRFDLLVLDDLGYVRKSEAETSVLFELIAHRYERRGLVLTANQPFSRWDEIFADSMMTVAAVDRSIHHAIIVEINAESFRKQAAARRNSSS; encoded by the coding sequence GGACCGCTTTGATTTATTGGTGCTCGACGACTTGGGCTACGTCCGGAAGTCGGAGGCCGAGACCTCCGTGCTGTTTGAGCTGATTGCCCACCGTTACGAGCGCCGGGGTTTGGTACTGACCGCCAATCAACCCTTCAGTCGGTGGGACGAGATCTTTGCGGATTCGATGATGACGGTGGCGGCCGTGGACCGATCGATCCACCACGCAATCATTGTCGAGATTAACGCGGAGAGCTTTCGCAAGCAGGCGGCGGCGCGGAGAAACTCGTCGTCGTGA
- a CDS encoding acyl-CoA dehydrogenase family protein, which translates to MPVSPTDILLLRAETYLREIVAPQAGQLDTDSEALHGALRGLGELGGLGLKVPKTWGGAELGDREFRQFLELVPRYSGALSFLQNQHQSASALLASSHNTELKRAYLARAVTGEALIGVGFSHLRREGGSPLKAREVAGSYCLDGTAPWITGAGFFQTFIIGAELSDGSAVYGMAPLRSHQQSGGGELRLSEPMELAAMGSTRTVSAELSAWRLDASQVVGLDEPGAIHSRDRRNVLNHGFYALGCARAGLDVLDRVALQKPSVAIRQTWEQLNRALDALRDNFYTAMQPAEAEFAKRLQLRGQAIYLAGTCARAAVIASGGSANSCQHPAQRVYREALVYSISGQTTAVRDTSLELLVRNTVDRANQTSASIALESEPYHP; encoded by the coding sequence ATGCCTGTTTCCCCCACCGATATACTTCTGCTCCGTGCCGAAACCTACTTACGCGAGATCGTTGCACCGCAAGCCGGGCAACTGGATACCGACTCCGAAGCTTTGCACGGAGCGCTCCGTGGGCTCGGCGAGCTTGGCGGTCTGGGTCTGAAAGTACCCAAAACCTGGGGAGGAGCGGAGCTGGGCGATCGCGAGTTTCGCCAGTTTTTAGAGCTGGTGCCGCGCTATTCGGGAGCCCTGTCGTTTCTGCAGAACCAGCACCAGAGTGCCTCAGCCCTGCTGGCAAGTAGCCATAATACCGAGCTGAAGCGCGCATACCTCGCACGAGCGGTTACGGGGGAGGCGCTTATCGGGGTTGGATTTTCGCACCTCCGACGAGAAGGCGGCTCGCCGCTGAAGGCCCGAGAAGTAGCTGGCAGTTACTGCCTAGATGGCACCGCACCCTGGATCACTGGGGCAGGATTCTTCCAAACCTTCATTATCGGTGCCGAGTTGTCGGACGGGAGCGCGGTGTACGGAATGGCTCCGCTGCGATCGCACCAGCAGTCTGGTGGGGGCGAGCTACGCCTATCCGAGCCGATGGAGTTAGCTGCGATGGGTTCGACGCGGACGGTGAGTGCCGAGCTGAGTGCCTGGCGGCTCGACGCGAGTCAGGTGGTCGGGCTTGACGAACCGGGAGCCATCCACAGCCGCGATCGCCGTAACGTTCTGAACCATGGGTTCTACGCGTTGGGCTGCGCGCGAGCAGGTCTGGACGTACTGGACCGCGTGGCACTTCAGAAACCGTCCGTTGCAATTCGGCAAACCTGGGAGCAATTGAATCGGGCGTTGGACGCCCTCCGGGACAATTTCTATACGGCAATGCAGCCAGCAGAAGCGGAGTTTGCCAAGCGGCTGCAGTTGCGCGGTCAGGCAATTTACCTAGCGGGAACCTGCGCGCGGGCAGCAGTTATTGCGTCCGGAGGTTCTGCAAATTCATGTCAGCATCCCGCCCAGCGGGTGTATCGTGAAGCACTGGTCTATAGTATCTCCGGTCAAACGACGGCCGTTCGGGATACCAGTCTGGAGCTGCTGGTTCGCAATACGGTCGATCGGGCTAACCAAACAAGTGCATCTATAGCTCTTGAGAGCGAGCCATACCATCCATAG